A DNA window from Haliovirga abyssi contains the following coding sequences:
- a CDS encoding efflux RND transporter periplasmic adaptor subunit codes for MKKISIFVVILIILGSGYFYIQKNSKNSKNSSKIKDVVVEKAKKGDYLETIKVDGVVEVKNVVNVYLAQAETAKKIFVEVGDRVKKGDILVTFNPYDRNLVLRNIKRIELDIENEKAKLKEYNYEVNNTAVLKKEKSIEDLKDSITTNEENLRIKKLEKETLVAQLETKNKDYEVKKKLLEIGGISQLDVENLGNDIKSLEGNIEKKVTDIKENSKGIEQLKKDISLNEKEYNDLIKSYNLDTLKQKNSIIISKNNIEKLDLNLKDAKENLDRYILQITAPVDGVVTDVKIDENAKINTNQNIMTIEDMNSKIITANVISTEIKDVKVGQKANVTSESLKSNKKIVGVITKISEIAEKESGSGYTDIVVPIEIKFNDGENLKPNYEVNCEIITKQKKNALLVSAFAIQNEGNKAFLFTLKNGVAKKQYIKVIDKNDFVANIKGINEKERIIVNPSGLIDGERVNPVSHIRSKIKSKKRSSNKNSKNNFQGPPR; via the coding sequence TTGAAAAAAATATCGATATTTGTAGTAATTTTGATTATTTTAGGAAGTGGATATTTCTACATTCAAAAAAACAGTAAAAATAGTAAGAATAGCTCTAAAATAAAAGATGTTGTAGTAGAAAAAGCTAAAAAAGGAGATTATTTAGAAACAATAAAAGTAGATGGAGTTGTAGAAGTAAAAAATGTAGTTAATGTGTATTTAGCTCAGGCAGAAACAGCAAAAAAAATCTTTGTAGAAGTTGGAGATAGAGTAAAAAAAGGGGATATTTTAGTAACATTTAATCCATATGATAGGAATTTAGTATTAAGAAATATAAAGAGAATAGAATTAGATATAGAAAATGAAAAAGCTAAATTAAAAGAATATAATTATGAAGTTAATAATACAGCAGTATTAAAAAAGGAGAAATCAATAGAAGATTTAAAGGATAGTATAACAACAAATGAAGAAAATTTAAGAATAAAGAAATTAGAAAAAGAAACTTTAGTTGCTCAACTTGAAACAAAAAATAAAGATTATGAAGTAAAGAAAAAATTATTGGAAATAGGTGGAATTAGTCAATTAGATGTTGAAAATTTGGGGAATGATATAAAAAGTTTAGAAGGAAATATTGAGAAAAAAGTTACTGACATAAAAGAAAACAGTAAAGGAATAGAACAATTAAAAAAAGATATAAGTTTAAATGAAAAAGAGTATAATGATTTGATAAAAAGTTATAATTTAGATACATTAAAGCAAAAAAATAGTATTATAATTTCTAAAAATAATATAGAAAAACTTGATCTAAATTTGAAAGATGCTAAAGAAAATTTAGATAGATATATATTGCAAATAACAGCTCCTGTAGATGGGGTTGTTACAGATGTAAAAATCGATGAAAATGCTAAAATAAATACTAATCAAAATATAATGACAATTGAGGATATGAATTCTAAAATAATTACAGCAAATGTAATAAGTACAGAGATAAAAGATGTTAAGGTTGGGCAGAAAGCTAATGTAACTTCTGAAAGTTTGAAATCAAATAAAAAAATTGTAGGAGTAATTACAAAAATATCAGAAATAGCAGAAAAAGAGAGTGGTTCTGGATATACTGATATTGTGGTTCCTATAGAAATAAAATTTAATGATGGAGAAAATTTAAAACCTAATTATGAAGTTAATTGTGAGATAATTACAAAGCAGAAAAAAAATGCGTTATTAGTTTCAGCATTTGCAATTCAAAATGAGGGGAATAAAGCATTTCTGTTTACGTTAAAGAATGGAGTTGCAAAAAAACAATATATAAAAGTAATAGATAAAAATGATTTTGTGGCTAATATAAAAGGAATAAATGAAAAAGAAAGAATAATTGTCAATCCATCAGGATTAATAGATGGTGAAAGGGTGAATCCAGTTTCTCATATAAGAAGTAAGATTAAGAGTAAAAAAAGAAGTAGTAATAAAAATAGTAAGAATAATTTTCAAGGGCCTCCAAGGTAA
- a CDS encoding TolC family protein, whose protein sequence is MKKLIILILILVITLFTYSKEVTYEILVNSAMKNNSTIKVKDLELKKISNNLKIINTDNFPTIKLSDRVNKDENREKLNYSNSISLDKKIFDGGLKKYNKKKENVNIQMKNIEISKEKKQIKYEILVNYLDILKYKNQKNIYENSLKELEKEQEKQKLLYKEKAGKKQDLLTIETEILDVKANMIKNNSNYLITIEELKRITGENEEIELKNIEYEKMYIDLEKDIENYKKSSDDIKNINLQNDINMLDKKIIKSKDYPVVSFNANYSSNSDELSKIFKDWDWSLGVSLSYDIFDGGKKKIEYENSDITGKINKMNSDEIIKENIIAIKKKYYELKNDELLIENQNKKIEGLEENYKIVKIQYEYGVEDINTFLKIKNDLENSKINLINLKLDYILKYAEYRMGL, encoded by the coding sequence ATGAAAAAATTGATTATATTAATATTAATTTTAGTAATAACTTTATTTACATATAGTAAAGAAGTTACATATGAGATATTGGTAAATAGTGCTATGAAAAACAATAGTACAATAAAAGTTAAAGATTTAGAATTAAAAAAAATATCAAATAATCTAAAAATCATAAATACTGATAATTTTCCAACTATTAAACTTAGTGATAGAGTAAACAAAGATGAAAATAGGGAGAAATTAAATTATTCTAATTCAATTTCATTAGATAAAAAAATATTTGATGGAGGATTAAAAAAATATAACAAAAAAAAAGAGAATGTAAATATACAAATGAAAAATATAGAAATTTCTAAAGAAAAAAAACAAATTAAATATGAAATATTAGTAAATTATTTGGATATATTAAAATATAAAAATCAAAAAAATATTTATGAGAATTCATTAAAAGAATTAGAAAAAGAACAAGAAAAGCAAAAATTGTTATATAAAGAAAAAGCAGGAAAAAAACAAGATTTACTAACTATTGAAACTGAAATATTAGATGTAAAAGCTAATATGATAAAAAATAATAGTAATTATTTAATAACAATAGAAGAATTAAAAAGGATAACAGGAGAAAATGAAGAGATAGAATTAAAAAATATTGAGTATGAAAAGATGTATATAGATTTAGAAAAAGATATAGAAAATTATAAAAAGAGTAGCGATGATATAAAGAATATAAATTTGCAGAATGATATAAATATGTTGGATAAAAAAATTATAAAAAGTAAAGATTATCCTGTAGTAAGTTTTAATGCTAATTATTCGTCAAATTCTGACGAACTTTCTAAAATTTTTAAAGATTGGGATTGGAGTTTAGGGGTTAGTTTAAGTTATGATATATTTGATGGCGGAAAGAAAAAAATTGAATATGAAAATAGCGATATAACAGGGAAAATAAATAAGATGAATTCAGATGAAATTATTAAAGAGAATATTATAGCAATAAAGAAAAAGTATTATGAATTAAAAAATGATGAATTATTAATAGAAAATCAAAATAAGAAAATAGAAGGATTGGAGGAAAATTATAAAATTGTAAAAATACAATATGAATATGGAGTAGAAGATATAAATACATTTTTAAAAATAAAAAATGATTTGGAGAATTCTAAGATTAATTTGATTAATTTGAAATTAGATTACATTTTAAAATATGCAGAATATAGAATGGGACTTTAG